One window of the Amycolatopsis mediterranei genome contains the following:
- the fxsA gene encoding FxSxx-COOH cyclophane-containing RiPP peptide yields MNTVLEHASPGAPLVDLSAVPLSALRTMNSPELQRALRRVVDQSAAPQFCDQKADNSWHH; encoded by the coding sequence TGAACACAGTTCTCGAACACGCGAGCCCGGGCGCACCACTAGTCGATTTGAGTGCTGTGCCGCTCAGCGCGCTGCGCACCATGAACAGCCCGGAGCTGCAACGCGCCCTGCGCCGTGTGGTCGACCAATCGGCGGCTCCGCAGTTCTGCGATCAGAAGGCCGACAACAGCTGGCACCACTAG
- a CDS encoding HEXXH motif domain-containing protein, translating into MPAGQKQMTPGELPVHRIGTADFDAIANGTGDIAALRLLREAERSRRLLLVRAITDLVAKDPVARGPLAPPDEAWDLLARAQNSAPEAVDLLLGHPYTGTWAGYTIRLLRRQITGVCPLWTHTGHLHALAAAAAIRAGLDFTATIPVWASTAMLPGLGVARFQDGSECRDNRGLATGRDFRYPEPPETYMVAEVRRTGTVLELDNGRQIVRVPADPATDGPGWWGLRQVTAVSGDRVLSLCLDDLDPYRGSFEPVLPQRLPADELENWRHLLDEAWRLIVRCLPDTADAFPIGFSSLVPRPMQPFRTTSASSGEAFGSAVISRPADGASLAASLVHEFQHNRLSGLMHLRQLHGDDPTERFYTAWRDDPRPVGGVFQGVYAFFGVTAFWRALARLEGEPFQRIAHFEFAYWRQAVWQVLEVLRADPWLTVDGGRFLRRIAEKLGPWRREPVPTSSATAASAALLDHYAGWRLRHLRPDALVVRTLAAAWSAGRPRPALGFLPDADPTPVPDGLWHHARLDLTRLSLTDPIGFVRRWQDVPGATSADFAYVSGQFTQAAEGYRAELSADPDSPTAWTGLGLALSRAVTGPAGSVLLHQPELVRAVHRRLAAGGTAPDTPDKLAGWLGWLRTGTRPARS; encoded by the coding sequence ATGCCAGCGGGCCAGAAGCAGATGACACCGGGCGAACTGCCGGTCCACCGGATCGGGACGGCGGATTTCGACGCCATCGCGAACGGAACAGGCGATATCGCCGCTCTGCGGCTGCTGCGCGAAGCGGAACGCAGCAGGAGATTGCTTCTCGTGCGCGCGATCACCGACCTCGTCGCGAAGGATCCGGTGGCGCGCGGGCCGCTCGCGCCCCCGGACGAAGCCTGGGACCTGCTGGCCAGGGCGCAGAACTCGGCTCCCGAGGCCGTCGACCTCCTGCTCGGCCACCCGTACACCGGCACGTGGGCGGGTTATACGATCCGGTTGCTGCGTAGGCAGATCACCGGTGTCTGCCCGCTCTGGACGCACACCGGCCACCTGCACGCCCTCGCGGCCGCGGCGGCGATCCGCGCCGGCCTCGACTTCACCGCAACCATCCCGGTCTGGGCCAGCACCGCGATGCTCCCCGGCCTCGGGGTGGCCCGGTTCCAGGACGGCTCCGAATGTCGCGACAACCGCGGCTTAGCCACGGGCCGGGACTTCCGCTACCCGGAACCACCGGAAACCTACATGGTTGCCGAGGTGCGCCGGACTGGGACCGTCCTGGAACTGGACAACGGCCGTCAGATCGTCCGGGTGCCTGCCGACCCGGCGACGGACGGACCCGGCTGGTGGGGTTTGCGCCAAGTGACGGCTGTTTCCGGTGACCGCGTGCTGTCCCTATGCCTCGACGACCTCGATCCGTACCGTGGTTCCTTCGAACCCGTGCTCCCTCAACGCCTTCCGGCGGACGAGCTGGAGAACTGGAGGCACCTGCTCGACGAGGCCTGGCGGCTGATCGTCCGCTGCCTGCCCGACACGGCGGACGCGTTCCCGATCGGGTTCAGTTCTCTCGTGCCGCGGCCGATGCAGCCGTTCCGCACCACCAGTGCGTCGAGTGGAGAGGCCTTCGGCAGCGCCGTCATTTCCCGCCCCGCCGACGGCGCGTCGCTTGCCGCGTCACTGGTGCACGAGTTCCAGCACAACCGGCTCAGCGGGTTGATGCACCTGCGGCAGCTGCACGGGGACGACCCCACCGAACGGTTTTACACCGCCTGGCGCGACGACCCTCGACCGGTCGGCGGCGTTTTCCAAGGTGTGTATGCCTTTTTCGGCGTCACGGCGTTCTGGCGAGCACTCGCCCGGCTCGAAGGTGAACCGTTCCAACGGATCGCCCATTTCGAATTCGCCTACTGGCGGCAAGCCGTTTGGCAGGTCTTGGAGGTGCTCCGGGCCGATCCGTGGCTGACCGTCGATGGAGGGCGGTTCCTGCGCCGGATCGCCGAGAAACTCGGGCCGTGGCGGCGTGAGCCTGTGCCGACGTCCTCGGCGACCGCGGCGAGCGCGGCCCTGCTCGACCACTACGCCGGCTGGCGGCTGCGTCACCTGCGACCCGACGCGCTGGTCGTCCGGACCTTGGCTGCGGCCTGGTCGGCCGGACGCCCTCGCCCGGCGCTTGGCTTCCTGCCCGACGCCGACCCGACGCCGGTTCCAGACGGCTTGTGGCACCACGCCCGCCTGGATCTGACCCGGCTTTCCCTCACCGATCCCATTGGATTCGTCCGGCGCTGGCAGGACGTGCCGGGAGCGACTTCGGCCGACTTCGCCTACGTTTCCGGTCAGTTCACTCAGGCGGCCGAGGGCTACCGGGCGGAGCTGTCCGCCGATCCGGACAGCCCGACGGCCTGGACAGGGCTGGGACTCGCGCTCTCCCGGGCCGTCACCGGGCCGGCCGGATCCGTGCTGTTGCACCAGCCCGAACTCGTCCGCGCCGTGCACCGCCGGCTGGCGGCCGGCGGTACCGCCCCGGACACGCCGGACAAACTCGCGGGCTGGCTCGGCTGGCTGCGGACCGGCACCCGGCCGGCCCGCAGCTGA
- the fxsT gene encoding FxSxx-COOH system tetratricopeptide repeat protein, whose protein sequence is MGRPPVSPAPGPDGAGSRFTDAGERRSPGESGRPDVRDVADALWLIAATRTDEARVQPSTPQRPPEVPRSGDRPPIPLPPPPPPPVTWAEAAPRLEYPASVVAGIVEVPPVPDPGSRPQPQPASVAVQPSVIVRTLRTLKRRVPAWHEHVVTVDEAATAERVAESGFWWPVTEPELERWLDLTIVVDSTRSMTLWRSTVKAFRAGLEQLGAFRTIQYRRLDTQSSGHRGGRPRLYGETSSSAPRDPSELIDPTGRRLVLVITDGVGDLWRSGGVSAVLAEWASVMPTAVLHVLPQRLWSRGMDLQRARLNVRVPVAPNSQWSWELPEAWADPELAAAKDGGAIPVPVMELGPRWLRWWARLVAGEHKGFVPARVLLSGLNGAPLEGREDIVDPGSARERVRRFLSVASPPAYRLATMLAAVPANLSVARFVQDELLPEARPEHLTEVLTSGLLRLAAAVGDETTVFDFPASVRQVLLSGARRADTAEVVRATEARFGTITRLRDAINAPDATRDPDAQVVPVRDIALERVIMQALSGPYSSRASRLHSKERDHSGEFSPKAPDSATVSVSSAVSGVNRGTSSKKNSSSYDSEPVIDAMAKVPAPSEASPSAVTTVGEAVDDQVRRAPESLERLAVGDGGAQPGHRSIFTLEHRDSPAEDVPLVWGSVPPRNPNFTGRQELLRELSERVMSGTTAVLPSALHGMGGIGKTQMAVEYIYGHLREYDIVWWISATEAAQIRVALTELAQALNLPGSGEANTAIPAVREALRIGRPYRRWLLVFDSAEDVAMVRQFFPTNGPGEILITSRNAEWASVARPLEVAVFERAESVELLRRRGPEIDVAEAEQLAERLGDLPLAIEQAAAWRAETGMPVQEYLRLFDEKVAEILDTSSPADYEVSVAAAWNVAFEELGKRNPMAHQLLQICAFFAPEPISRAFFSGVGSISILPEIDTALRDPMKLARAIRDINRYSLAKIDHRTNSIVLHRLVQIVLRDRMTPQHRAEMRHGAHSLLAKRDPGDPTSSKQWPRYQEILPHVYPSEIVECDDRWVRELVINLMRYLYQWGDHDEALRLAKTAHEDWTERLGSDDEQTMQAAERLGYYYWVTGKYADAAEINQTLLETRRRLSGDNSEETLAAQIAVSGDLSARGDFLASRDLTEDVYHKANGLFGEDDPVTLRAARIHCTNLRLTGQYREAAELDEANYQRQTEVLGYDHAETLSSWMGLIIDRREAGDYVWARKENEKLAERVGELFGEDNAETLRRRAYLAVSRRKAGDHEAAKELAAEVLERFRVRYGEDNFNVMACALGYSIDLRHAQELRSARELGEQIYERYRSNLGEHHPHTVAAAVDLAVTLRLFGNAAEARQLDERSLEQLREVLGPDHPSAVLCGINLASDLSALGETEAALKLETDMLARAERVLGKNHPTTLAAALNQALDLDKSGQRQEAEGLYADVLSRYRLVLQDSHPGTIAASKRVRADCDIDPLPL, encoded by the coding sequence GTGGGCCGGCCGCCCGTTTCGCCGGCTCCCGGTCCCGACGGCGCGGGATCGCGGTTCACCGATGCGGGGGAAAGACGTTCGCCCGGGGAATCCGGTCGTCCGGACGTACGTGATGTCGCCGATGCTCTGTGGTTGATCGCGGCGACACGGACTGACGAGGCGCGGGTGCAGCCGTCGACGCCCCAGCGGCCACCGGAAGTCCCTCGATCCGGGGACAGGCCGCCGATTCCCTTGCCACCGCCACCGCCACCGCCTGTGACGTGGGCAGAAGCTGCTCCGCGGCTCGAATACCCAGCTTCGGTTGTCGCCGGCATCGTCGAAGTCCCACCGGTGCCAGATCCCGGCTCCCGGCCGCAACCCCAACCCGCTTCCGTAGCGGTCCAGCCTTCCGTTATTGTTCGGACGCTGCGAACGCTAAAGCGAAGGGTGCCGGCCTGGCATGAGCACGTCGTCACCGTCGATGAAGCCGCGACGGCAGAGCGGGTTGCCGAAAGCGGATTCTGGTGGCCGGTGACCGAACCCGAACTAGAACGCTGGCTGGATCTCACCATCGTAGTCGACTCGACCCGGTCGATGACACTGTGGCGGAGCACTGTGAAGGCATTTCGCGCCGGTCTCGAACAACTCGGTGCCTTCCGGACAATCCAGTACCGGCGTCTCGACACGCAGAGTAGTGGCCACCGAGGTGGCCGGCCCCGGCTGTACGGCGAGACGTCCTCCTCGGCGCCGCGTGACCCTTCCGAATTGATCGACCCTACCGGAAGGCGCCTGGTTCTGGTGATCACCGACGGCGTCGGTGATCTTTGGCGATCCGGCGGCGTCTCCGCCGTGCTTGCCGAGTGGGCGTCGGTGATGCCCACGGCCGTCCTGCATGTGCTGCCGCAGCGACTGTGGTCGCGGGGCATGGACCTGCAACGGGCACGGCTGAACGTCCGGGTGCCGGTCGCACCCAACAGCCAGTGGAGCTGGGAACTGCCGGAGGCGTGGGCGGATCCGGAGCTGGCCGCGGCCAAGGACGGCGGAGCCATCCCGGTCCCCGTGATGGAGCTCGGCCCGCGGTGGCTCCGGTGGTGGGCCAGGCTGGTTGCCGGTGAGCACAAAGGTTTCGTCCCCGCTCGAGTACTGCTGAGCGGCTTGAACGGGGCGCCCCTCGAGGGTAGAGAGGACATCGTTGATCCGGGCAGTGCCCGCGAACGGGTGCGCCGGTTCTTGAGCGTCGCTTCGCCGCCAGCATATCGGCTGGCGACCATGCTCGCCGCGGTGCCGGCGAACCTTTCGGTCGCGCGGTTCGTCCAGGACGAACTCCTTCCCGAGGCCCGGCCAGAGCACTTGACGGAAGTGCTGACGAGCGGGTTGCTGCGGCTTGCCGCGGCGGTCGGCGACGAAACAACGGTGTTCGACTTCCCGGCTTCGGTCCGGCAGGTGTTGCTGAGCGGGGCCCGGCGTGCCGACACCGCGGAGGTTGTCCGCGCCACCGAGGCCCGCTTCGGGACTATAACCCGGCTGCGGGACGCCATCAACGCACCGGATGCCACGCGCGACCCGGACGCCCAGGTGGTTCCAGTACGCGATATTGCACTCGAACGAGTGATAATGCAGGCCCTCAGTGGTCCTTATTCCTCTCGTGCCAGTCGCCTTCATTCGAAAGAGCGTGACCATTCGGGTGAATTTTCCCCTAAGGCACCCGATTCGGCGACAGTGTCAGTGTCGTCCGCTGTTTCCGGGGTAAATCGAGGTACTTCTAGTAAGAAAAATTCATCCTCCTATGATAGTGAACCGGTGATCGATGCTATGGCCAAAGTGCCCGCGCCTTCCGAGGCTTCCCCGTCCGCAGTCACCACCGTCGGAGAGGCGGTGGACGATCAGGTCCGCCGGGCCCCGGAGTCGCTCGAGCGTTTGGCGGTCGGGGACGGGGGCGCCCAGCCCGGCCATCGGTCGATCTTTACCCTCGAGCACCGGGACAGTCCGGCCGAGGATGTCCCGCTCGTCTGGGGCAGTGTGCCGCCTCGGAACCCCAACTTTACGGGACGTCAGGAATTGCTCCGGGAACTAAGCGAGCGGGTCATGTCCGGGACGACGGCCGTCCTGCCGTCGGCCCTGCATGGTATGGGCGGTATCGGCAAAACACAGATGGCCGTCGAATATATCTATGGTCACCTCCGGGAATACGATATTGTTTGGTGGATTTCTGCCACTGAGGCGGCCCAGATTCGGGTAGCCCTGACCGAACTCGCCCAGGCGTTGAATCTCCCGGGTTCCGGTGAAGCGAACACGGCGATTCCAGCCGTGCGCGAAGCGCTGCGGATCGGGAGGCCTTATCGACGCTGGCTGTTGGTCTTCGACTCGGCCGAAGACGTCGCGATGGTCCGCCAATTCTTTCCCACCAATGGCCCTGGAGAAATTCTCATCACCTCTCGCAACGCAGAGTGGGCCAGTGTCGCCAGGCCGCTGGAAGTTGCCGTGTTCGAGCGCGCGGAGAGTGTTGAGCTGCTGCGTCGGCGCGGCCCGGAGATCGATGTGGCCGAGGCCGAGCAGTTGGCGGAACGGCTTGGAGACCTTCCGCTCGCGATCGAACAGGCCGCCGCCTGGCGCGCCGAAACCGGCATGCCGGTGCAGGAATACCTGCGTTTGTTTGACGAGAAAGTCGCGGAAATCCTCGACACTTCGAGTCCTGCGGACTACGAGGTTTCGGTTGCCGCTGCTTGGAACGTTGCCTTCGAAGAGTTGGGCAAGCGAAATCCTATGGCGCACCAGCTTCTTCAGATCTGCGCCTTTTTCGCTCCGGAGCCGATTTCTCGAGCGTTCTTCTCTGGTGTTGGTAGTATTTCAATATTGCCCGAGATCGATACGGCTCTTCGCGATCCGATGAAATTAGCGCGGGCTATCCGGGATATCAATCGATATAGCCTGGCGAAGATCGACCATCGCACCAACTCGATTGTGCTGCACCGCTTGGTGCAAATCGTACTCCGCGACCGGATGACCCCGCAGCACCGGGCGGAGATGCGACACGGCGCTCACTCTCTGCTCGCGAAACGCGACCCCGGAGATCCTACTTCGTCGAAGCAGTGGCCGCGGTATCAAGAAATACTGCCGCATGTATATCCTTCAGAGATCGTCGAATGCGACGACCGCTGGGTTCGCGAGCTCGTGATCAACCTGATGCGGTACCTGTATCAGTGGGGGGACCACGACGAGGCACTACGTCTCGCGAAAACAGCGCATGAGGACTGGACCGAGCGGCTCGGCTCCGACGACGAGCAGACGATGCAGGCTGCCGAGCGGCTGGGCTATTACTACTGGGTTACCGGCAAATACGCCGATGCGGCGGAAATCAACCAAACACTGCTTGAAACGCGTCGGCGACTCTCCGGTGACAACAGTGAAGAGACACTCGCCGCCCAGATTGCGGTTTCCGGTGACCTGTCCGCGCGCGGCGACTTCTTGGCGTCCCGCGACCTGACTGAAGACGTCTACCACAAGGCCAACGGGCTTTTCGGTGAAGACGACCCGGTTACCCTGCGCGCGGCGCGGATTCACTGCACAAACCTGCGTTTGACGGGCCAATACCGTGAAGCCGCCGAGCTGGACGAAGCGAACTACCAGCGGCAAACTGAAGTTCTCGGCTACGACCACGCGGAGACGTTGAGCTCATGGATGGGGCTCATCATCGACCGTCGGGAAGCCGGTGACTATGTCTGGGCCCGTAAGGAAAACGAGAAACTCGCTGAACGCGTCGGCGAACTGTTCGGCGAAGACAACGCGGAAACCCTACGCCGGAGGGCTTACCTGGCGGTCTCCCGGCGCAAGGCCGGCGACCACGAAGCGGCGAAGGAACTGGCGGCAGAGGTGCTGGAACGGTTCCGCGTGCGCTACGGCGAAGACAACTTCAACGTGATGGCCTGCGCACTGGGGTACTCGATCGACCTCCGCCACGCGCAGGAGCTGCGTTCCGCACGGGAACTGGGTGAGCAGATCTACGAACGCTATCGGAGCAACTTGGGTGAACACCACCCGCACACGGTGGCCGCGGCAGTCGACTTGGCCGTGACGCTACGTCTCTTCGGAAACGCCGCCGAGGCACGACAACTGGACGAGCGTTCCCTGGAACAGCTGCGCGAAGTGCTCGGACCGGACCACCCGAGTGCGGTGCTGTGCGGGATCAACCTGGCGAGCGACCTGTCGGCGCTCGGCGAAACCGAGGCTGCCCTGAAGCTGGAAACCGACATGCTGGCGCGAGCCGAGCGGGTGCTGGGGAAGAATCATCCGACAACCCTCGCCGCAGCACTGAACCAGGCGCTCGACCTCGATAAGTCCGGGCAGCGCCAGGAAGCCGAAGGGCTCTACGCCGATGTTCTATCGCGGTACCGGTTGGTCCTGCAGGATTCACATCCCGGAACCATCGCCGCGTCGAAGCGCGTTCGCGCCGACTGTGACATCGACCCGCTGCCGCTGTAA
- a CDS encoding AAA family ATPase, with protein sequence MTESERLDGGEAAQVRDASRLASSDWWVYRGTGRPIHDLGLTDILPPPPPWRDFDGGPLPDSDDPPRDDRDVARRLGSEHSQSAQRTGPAELDMINAALYLRRPLLVTGRPGTGKSTLAYRLAAELQLGRVLRWPITSRTTLDSGLYHYDAIGRIQAASARFATQGERTSPAPEPPIGEFLRLGVLGTAFLPRRVPRVLLIDELDKSEADLPNDLLSIFEDGEFRVPELERIRSHTPEATVFTDDPGEKAPVVGGQIRCNAFPIVIITSNGEREFPPAFLRRCLQLEMPDPDPEQLAAMVVAHLHDSEENRHKLGAGLQNELIEQFVRRSASGDDRLPSGKLLDAMYLATSGAYRGDVTWERLVDALWRRLSAVQ encoded by the coding sequence ATGACCGAGAGCGAGCGTCTTGACGGGGGCGAGGCGGCGCAGGTCCGCGACGCCTCTCGTCTCGCGTCGTCGGACTGGTGGGTATACCGCGGCACCGGGCGGCCAATCCACGATCTCGGGTTGACGGACATCCTGCCGCCGCCACCGCCGTGGCGGGACTTCGACGGTGGCCCGTTGCCGGATTCGGACGACCCGCCGCGTGACGACCGCGACGTCGCCCGGCGGCTCGGGAGCGAGCATTCGCAATCGGCTCAACGCACTGGACCAGCCGAGCTGGACATGATCAATGCTGCACTGTACCTCCGGCGGCCCTTGCTTGTCACCGGCCGCCCTGGAACCGGGAAGTCGACGCTCGCGTATCGACTTGCGGCCGAACTTCAGCTGGGCCGAGTTCTGCGGTGGCCGATCACCAGTCGGACCACGCTTGATTCCGGGCTCTACCATTACGACGCCATTGGCCGGATCCAGGCGGCGAGCGCCCGGTTCGCCACGCAGGGTGAACGAACCAGTCCCGCGCCCGAACCGCCGATCGGTGAGTTCCTCCGGCTCGGTGTGCTGGGGACCGCATTCCTGCCGCGCCGGGTGCCCCGCGTCCTGCTGATCGACGAACTGGACAAAAGCGAAGCCGATCTCCCGAACGATCTGCTCAGCATTTTCGAAGACGGAGAGTTTCGCGTTCCCGAACTCGAACGGATTCGCAGTCACACTCCCGAAGCGACGGTGTTCACCGATGATCCCGGCGAGAAGGCTCCTGTCGTCGGCGGGCAGATCCGGTGTAATGCGTTTCCCATTGTCATCATTACAAGTAACGGGGAAAGGGAATTTCCCCCCGCTTTCCTGCGACGCTGCCTGCAGCTGGAAATGCCCGATCCGGACCCGGAGCAATTGGCCGCGATGGTCGTCGCCCACCTGCACGATTCGGAAGAAAACCGGCACAAGCTGGGTGCCGGTCTGCAGAACGAGTTGATCGAGCAGTTCGTGCGGCGCAGCGCGTCCGGTGACGACCGCCTGCCCAGTGGGAAGCTTCTCGATGCCATGTATCTGGCCACGTCCGGCGCTTACCGTGGCGACGTGACGTGGGAGCGGCTGGTGGACGCTCTTTGGCGGCGTCTGTCGGCGGTGCAATGA
- a CDS encoding effector-associated domain 2-containing protein: MLRQVAGHVIGEAVVDVLAEAGLAEELAVVVSLVGKTLGVELAVPRHPTPRSSLIEVVSACERYQNGMQALVGAVAFMRPGSPESERVRDLVERPRVLDLLPRAERHRLHQWLAGVEVPRLGELVHRASGLGSPLPPVLRTVWEAFTHLADFNADTDGIPPAFTLLELVAHQSGGELGLRLTEWNDYQARRLRLEAQLRARRATIATPSREGRLHLMILVDHDGIDPRLYQVSHWCQRLPGEWPPPHGGTAEVLAADLERYVDSLVVDAERVWADHRGSVALEFVLPRALLNLPVQLWRREHESGMPRPLSIDYLISVRSLERMRSKHWHRVWNQHWEAFMANPSAESVYYENGTQAAGLDVVLSDLRWGLVVLGSAPPLEAGGDGDSLTVALRSGIPAVLWHPDAPLDVLRELITELAKGDSGLGDLPMQAKKNRVRAGLPLPETGFHRDNPVRDLVVLWDDPSRLVLDQPPAFPWQRGDIRDDRERAS; encoded by the coding sequence GTGCTGCGCCAGGTGGCGGGACACGTGATCGGAGAGGCAGTCGTCGACGTGCTGGCCGAAGCCGGCCTGGCCGAGGAATTGGCCGTCGTGGTCAGCCTCGTCGGCAAAACTCTCGGCGTCGAACTGGCGGTTCCCCGGCACCCCACCCCACGCAGCTCCCTGATCGAAGTCGTTTCCGCCTGCGAGCGCTATCAGAACGGCATGCAGGCGCTGGTCGGTGCCGTCGCCTTCATGCGGCCCGGGTCCCCGGAGTCCGAACGCGTCCGGGACCTGGTGGAGCGGCCGCGGGTGCTGGACCTGCTGCCGCGCGCCGAGCGCCATCGGCTGCACCAGTGGCTGGCCGGCGTCGAAGTGCCCCGGCTCGGTGAGCTGGTCCACCGGGCGAGCGGGCTCGGCTCGCCGTTGCCACCCGTGCTGCGCACCGTGTGGGAGGCCTTCACCCACTTGGCCGATTTCAACGCCGACACCGACGGAATTCCGCCGGCGTTCACGCTCCTGGAGCTCGTCGCCCACCAGTCCGGCGGCGAACTCGGGTTGCGGCTGACCGAATGGAACGACTACCAGGCCAGGAGGCTGCGGCTCGAAGCCCAGCTGAGAGCGCGTCGAGCCACGATCGCCACGCCGTCGCGGGAGGGGCGACTGCACTTGATGATCCTGGTCGACCATGATGGAATAGACCCGCGCTTGTACCAGGTTTCCCATTGGTGTCAACGGCTTCCCGGGGAGTGGCCGCCACCGCACGGCGGCACGGCGGAAGTCCTGGCCGCCGACCTCGAACGATATGTCGACAGCCTGGTGGTGGACGCGGAACGGGTGTGGGCTGATCACCGAGGGTCCGTTGCGCTGGAGTTCGTGCTCCCGCGGGCACTGCTGAACCTGCCCGTGCAGCTCTGGCGCCGCGAGCACGAATCCGGCATGCCCCGGCCGCTTTCGATCGATTACCTCATTTCCGTCCGTTCGCTGGAGCGCATGCGTTCGAAGCACTGGCACCGGGTGTGGAACCAGCACTGGGAGGCGTTCATGGCGAATCCGTCAGCCGAGAGCGTGTACTACGAAAACGGCACCCAGGCTGCGGGACTTGACGTGGTTCTTTCCGACTTGCGATGGGGATTGGTGGTCCTCGGTTCGGCTCCGCCGCTGGAAGCCGGTGGGGACGGGGACAGCTTGACAGTGGCTTTGCGGTCGGGTATCCCGGCGGTACTATGGCACCCTGACGCGCCACTCGACGTCCTTCGTGAGTTGATCACCGAGCTTGCCAAGGGAGATTCCGGTCTAGGCGATTTGCCGATGCAGGCCAAGAAAAACCGAGTGCGTGCCGGTCTTCCTCTTCCCGAAACCGGCTTCCATCGGGATAATCCAGTGCGGGATCTGGTGGTGCTGTGGGACGATCCGAGCCGTCTCGTTCTTGACCAACCGCCGGCTTTCCCGTGGCAGCGAGGGGATATCCGGGATGACCGAGAGCGAGCGTCTTGA
- a CDS encoding effector-associated domain 2-containing protein, which yields MAVDIAGYNDPKRTTAHRLVVHEGFWKLMRTAFADAGIPWDTLFRENTGDGVMIHLPAEVAKADLVAELPDRMLAELRRYNEVHAEEANVRLRVALHAGEVYQGSHGTVSDANSYAFRLLDATEVKDALKQSKAVLALVVSNTFYQDVVRADPAADASSYHRIPITNKETKTEAWLRLLGGAPVAVRPGLRAVHRTAEPATADRVLELTELLLDIPAVTEESSRRMLLKRLRPEISTVVAYHPQTRLHVLEIAGTCLRYRGGLAELVDVVQLLEPGSAPVRRLIDSVGNWPEESPS from the coding sequence ATGGCCGTCGACATCGCCGGCTACAACGACCCCAAGCGGACGACGGCCCACCGGCTCGTCGTCCACGAGGGGTTCTGGAAGCTCATGCGCACGGCGTTCGCGGACGCCGGGATCCCCTGGGACACCCTCTTCAGGGAGAACACCGGCGACGGCGTGATGATCCACCTGCCGGCCGAGGTGGCGAAGGCGGACCTGGTGGCCGAGCTGCCCGACCGGATGCTGGCCGAGTTGCGCCGGTACAACGAGGTGCACGCGGAGGAGGCAAACGTCCGGCTGCGGGTGGCGTTGCACGCGGGCGAGGTGTATCAGGGCAGTCACGGAACCGTCAGTGACGCGAACAGTTACGCGTTCCGGCTGCTGGACGCGACCGAGGTCAAGGATGCGTTGAAGCAGTCGAAAGCCGTGCTGGCGCTGGTGGTGTCGAACACGTTCTACCAGGACGTCGTCCGCGCGGACCCGGCAGCGGACGCGTCCTCGTACCACCGAATTCCCATTACGAACAAGGAAACGAAGACCGAAGCGTGGCTGCGGCTGCTCGGTGGTGCGCCCGTCGCTGTACGGCCGGGCCTTCGCGCTGTGCATCGCACCGCGGAGCCCGCCACTGCCGACCGGGTGTTGGAACTGACGGAACTACTCCTGGACATTCCGGCCGTCACCGAGGAAAGCAGCCGGAGGATGCTGCTCAAGCGGCTCCGGCCCGAGATCTCGACGGTTGTGGCTTATCACCCGCAAACCCGCCTGCACGTCTTGGAGATCGCCGGTACGTGCCTGCGTTATCGCGGCGGGCTCGCCGAACTCGTCGACGTGGTGCAACTGCTGGAACCCGGATCTGCGCCGGTGCGGCGGCTGATCGACAGTGTTGGCAACTGGCCCGAAGAGAGCCCGTCGTGA